In Phycisphaerae bacterium, one genomic interval encodes:
- the trxB gene encoding thioredoxin-disulfide reductase, with product MAVEKVVIIGSGPAGLTAAIYAARASLQPLCFEGYSAGGLIPGGQLMFTTEVENYPGFPQGVMGPALMKSFRDQAEHCGARFIRDDVVSVDLKRRPFTIKSADETAQAHAVIIATGARANWLNLENEQRLAKSGGGVSACAVCDGALPIYRGKDLVVVGGGDSAIEEGSYLTKFARKVYLVHRRNELRASKAMQERFFRLVQEGKMAPVWDSVVVDVLGDQMITGVRLRNVKTGAERDFPCQGLFMAIGHTPNTELFKGVLETDDKGYLKLVRPGSTHTNVEGVFAAGDVADHVYRQAVTAAGTGCMAALDAERWLAAQGIE from the coding sequence ATGGCCGTCGAGAAGGTTGTCATCATCGGTTCGGGGCCCGCCGGTTTGACCGCGGCGATTTACGCTGCCCGCGCCAGCCTCCAGCCCCTGTGCTTTGAGGGCTACAGCGCCGGTGGGCTGATTCCCGGCGGCCAGTTGATGTTCACGACCGAGGTCGAGAACTACCCGGGCTTTCCGCAGGGCGTCATGGGCCCCGCCCTGATGAAGTCCTTCCGCGATCAGGCCGAGCACTGCGGGGCGCGGTTTATCCGCGACGACGTCGTGTCCGTCGATCTCAAGCGGCGGCCGTTCACGATCAAGAGCGCGGACGAAACGGCCCAGGCCCACGCGGTCATCATCGCCACCGGCGCCCGCGCCAACTGGCTCAACCTCGAAAACGAACAGCGCCTCGCCAAGAGCGGCGGCGGCGTGTCGGCGTGTGCGGTGTGCGACGGCGCGCTGCCGATCTATCGCGGCAAGGACCTGGTCGTGGTCGGCGGCGGCGACTCGGCGATCGAAGAGGGCAGCTACCTCACGAAATTCGCCAGGAAGGTGTATCTCGTTCATCGCCGCAATGAGCTGCGCGCCAGCAAGGCCATGCAGGAGCGATTCTTCCGGCTGGTCCAAGAGGGCAAGATGGCGCCGGTGTGGGACAGCGTGGTCGTCGATGTGCTTGGTGACCAGATGATCACTGGCGTCCGGCTGAGGAACGTGAAGACCGGTGCCGAGCGCGACTTCCCGTGCCAGGGGCTGTTCATGGCGATTGGCCATACGCCGAACACCGAGCTGTTCAAGGGCGTACTGGAGACGGACGACAAGGGCTATCTGAAGCTCGTGCGGCCGGGCAGCACGCACACGAACGTCGAGGGTGTGTTCGCCGCCGGCGACGTGGCTGATCACGTGTACCGGCAGGCCGTCACGGCGGCGGGCACGGGCTGCATGGCGGCCCTGGACGCGGAGCGCTGGCTGGCGGCGCAGGGGATTGAATAG
- a CDS encoding lamin tail domain-containing protein, with protein MKRSVAIVLVAAVVQAAFGSMQISEWMYSGTSGEFIEFTNIGPAAVDMTGWSYDDDSQMPGTVDLSAFGVVAPGASVLLVDVTAADFATAWALSGVGIIGDNLANLGRNDQINLYDAGGNLVDQLAYGDQTYPGTVRTQNKSCNIPATDYGYTVVQTSWGLAAVGDVYGSWASTGGDIGSPGIAPIPEPAALTLLACGLLLARRR; from the coding sequence ATGAAGCGCTCTGTGGCAATTGTTCTGGTCGCGGCCGTCGTGCAGGCGGCCTTCGGCAGCATGCAGATCTCCGAGTGGATGTACTCGGGCACCAGCGGGGAATTCATTGAATTCACCAATATCGGACCGGCCGCCGTGGACATGACCGGCTGGAGCTACGATGACGACAGCCAGATGCCCGGGACGGTCGATCTCAGCGCGTTCGGCGTTGTCGCGCCCGGCGCGTCCGTACTGCTTGTGGATGTGACGGCGGCGGATTTCGCCACGGCGTGGGCGCTGAGCGGCGTGGGCATCATCGGCGACAACCTCGCCAATCTCGGCCGCAACGACCAGATCAACCTCTACGACGCCGGCGGCAACCTGGTCGATCAGTTGGCCTATGGCGACCAGACCTACCCCGGCACCGTGCGCACCCAGAACAAGAGCTGCAATATCCCGGCCACGGACTACGGGTACACCGTGGTCCAGACGAGCTGGGGCCTCGCCGCGGTCGGCGATGTCTACGGCTCGTGGGCATCGACCGGCGGTGACATCGGCAGTCCCGGCATTGCGCCGATTCCGGAGCCGGCCGCACTGACGCTGTTGGCGTGTGGCCTGCTGCTGGCGCGCCGCCGCTAG
- a CDS encoding type IV pilus twitching motility protein PilT yields MATVHIDRLLETCIRVGSSDIHLHVGRPPVLRIDGALRSLETKSLEADDTMALMKSVTPERNQQELQEEGGTDYGFAFGDKGRFRVSVFRQKGNISMVLRLIPSKILSFEEIGLPRITRALCRRPRGLFLVTGPTGSGKTTTLATMIDHINRDIGDRHIITIEDPIEYYHQHHKCVISQREVGVDVPSFAEALRRSLRMDPDVILVGEMRDLETMESAIRAAETGHLVFATLHTTGAQGTINRIIDAFPVEQQEQIRVQLSTNLLAVLSQNLLPKMGTGGRVAAYEFLVITPAISNLIRENKTYRIDSAIQTGKKYGMQLLDDHLWQLYDGGICSAEECVERARNPSELQTKIEAKLRGTTAVGMLGKKSYDEQVLEKEAQG; encoded by the coding sequence GTGGCTACCGTTCACATTGATCGTCTGCTGGAGACCTGCATCCGAGTGGGTTCGTCGGACATCCACCTGCACGTCGGGCGTCCGCCGGTGCTGCGGATCGACGGCGCCCTGCGCTCCCTCGAAACCAAGTCGCTCGAGGCCGACGACACGATGGCCCTGATGAAGTCTGTCACGCCCGAGCGCAACCAGCAGGAACTGCAGGAGGAAGGCGGCACGGACTACGGCTTCGCGTTCGGTGACAAGGGCCGCTTCCGCGTCTCGGTTTTCCGGCAGAAGGGCAACATCTCGATGGTGCTGCGGCTGATCCCGTCGAAGATCCTGTCTTTCGAGGAGATCGGCCTGCCGCGCATCACGCGGGCCCTGTGCCGCCGGCCGCGTGGTTTGTTCCTCGTCACCGGCCCGACCGGCTCCGGCAAGACCACGACGCTGGCCACGATGATCGACCACATCAACCGCGACATCGGCGACCGCCACATCATCACGATCGAGGACCCGATCGAGTACTACCATCAGCATCACAAGTGCGTGATCTCGCAGCGCGAAGTGGGCGTGGATGTGCCGAGCTTCGCCGAAGCGCTGCGCCGCTCGCTGCGCATGGACCCGGACGTGATCCTGGTCGGCGAAATGCGCGACCTGGAGACGATGGAATCGGCCATCCGGGCCGCCGAGACCGGCCACCTGGTCTTTGCCACGCTGCACACGACCGGTGCCCAGGGCACGATCAACCGTATCATCGATGCCTTCCCGGTCGAGCAGCAGGAGCAGATCCGCGTCCAGCTCAGCACCAACCTGCTCGCCGTGCTGTCGCAGAACCTGCTGCCGAAGATGGGCACCGGCGGGCGCGTGGCGGCGTACGAGTTCCTGGTCATCACGCCGGCCATCTCCAACCTGATTCGCGAGAACAAGACCTACCGGATCGACTCGGCCATTCAGACCGGGAAGAAGTACGGCATGCAGTTGCTCGATGACCACCTCTGGCAGCTCTACGACGGCGGCATTTGCAGCGCCGAGGAGTGCGTCGAGCGGGCGCGGAACCCTTCGGAGCTGCAGACGAAAATCGAGGCCAAGCTGCGCGGCACCACCGCGGTCGGTATGCTCGGCAAGAAGAGCTACGACGAGCAGGTTCTCGAGAAGGAAGCACAGGGCTAG
- the tadA gene encoding Flp pilus assembly complex ATPase component TadA: protein MARRRKKLGEILVGWNIISPEALKEAIAYASERGQRVGEALVALELASEDDVTKALAAQFDLEYVDLDKNVQVPAALDLVPEKIIKDEKVLPMKKEGNRLKIIISDPLDLELQDKLRFLLNMELDCALAPRSKIQRFIDTFMGGLGTSVDEAISEIDRDADLHAKEVDAYRKAQEEDDADAPVIKLINLLIGEAVRMRASDIHVEPMADRVRVRYRIDGVCIERDNIPKSMQGPVIARLKIISGIDIAEKRLPQDGRIKMKIGGSFIDFRVSALPAYHGESVVLRILRPDSVKIGIMGLGFEEDDYARFQRIIRQPNGVFLVTGPTGSGKTTTLYAALQELNRPDRKIITAEDPVEYNFTGMNQCQVKEEIGLTFARILRAMLRQAPNIILVGEIRDREVGEVAVQAALTGHLVFSTLHTNDAPSAITRLIDMGIKPFLVASSVQAIMAQRLIRTICQECKEIDPAPDRFVLRMLGMTDDDLAGGHLYRGKGCNRCSGVGFRGRQGIFEMLEMCNEVRELAFNRAPTNEIRKAARAAGMRPLLEDGKRKILRGITTALEVAKIAQSEGVLTEE, encoded by the coding sequence ATGGCTCGACGTCGCAAGAAGCTCGGCGAGATCCTCGTCGGGTGGAACATCATCTCGCCGGAGGCGTTGAAGGAGGCGATTGCCTACGCATCCGAGCGTGGGCAACGCGTGGGCGAGGCGCTGGTCGCGCTGGAGCTGGCGAGCGAGGACGACGTCACCAAGGCCCTGGCGGCGCAGTTCGACCTCGAGTACGTGGACCTCGACAAGAACGTGCAGGTGCCGGCCGCGCTGGACCTGGTGCCCGAGAAGATCATCAAGGACGAAAAGGTTCTCCCCATGAAGAAGGAGGGGAACCGGCTCAAGATCATCATTTCCGACCCGCTGGACCTGGAGCTGCAGGACAAGCTGCGCTTCCTGCTCAACATGGAGCTCGACTGCGCCCTGGCGCCGCGCTCCAAGATCCAGCGCTTCATCGACACGTTCATGGGCGGCCTGGGGACCAGCGTCGACGAAGCCATCTCGGAGATCGACCGCGACGCCGACCTGCACGCCAAGGAGGTCGACGCCTACAGAAAGGCGCAGGAGGAGGACGACGCCGACGCCCCCGTGATCAAACTGATCAACCTGCTGATCGGCGAAGCGGTGCGCATGCGCGCCTCCGACATTCACGTCGAGCCCATGGCGGACCGCGTGCGCGTCCGCTACCGCATCGACGGCGTGTGCATCGAGCGCGACAACATTCCCAAGAGCATGCAGGGCCCGGTCATCGCCCGCCTCAAGATTATCTCCGGCATCGACATCGCGGAGAAACGCCTGCCGCAGGACGGCCGCATCAAGATGAAAATCGGCGGCTCGTTCATCGACTTCCGCGTGAGCGCGCTGCCGGCGTACCACGGCGAGAGCGTGGTCCTGCGTATTCTGCGCCCGGACTCGGTCAAGATCGGCATCATGGGCCTGGGCTTCGAGGAGGATGACTACGCGCGCTTTCAGCGCATCATCCGCCAGCCGAACGGCGTGTTCCTGGTCACGGGGCCGACCGGCTCCGGCAAGACCACGACGCTTTATGCCGCGCTGCAGGAGCTCAACCGCCCGGACCGCAAGATCATCACCGCCGAGGACCCGGTCGAATACAACTTCACCGGCATGAACCAGTGCCAGGTGAAGGAGGAGATCGGGTTGACGTTCGCGCGCATCCTGCGCGCCATGCTGCGGCAGGCCCCCAACATCATCCTGGTGGGCGAGATCCGTGACCGCGAGGTCGGCGAGGTCGCGGTGCAGGCCGCGCTCACCGGCCACTTGGTGTTCAGCACGCTGCACACCAACGACGCACCCAGCGCCATCACGCGTCTGATCGACATGGGCATCAAGCCGTTCCTGGTCGCGTCGTCCGTGCAGGCGATCATGGCCCAGCGCCTGATCCGCACGATCTGCCAGGAATGCAAGGAGATCGACCCCGCCCCTGATCGCTTCGTCCTGCGCATGCTCGGCATGACGGACGACGACCTGGCCGGCGGGCACCTCTATCGTGGCAAGGGCTGCAATCGCTGCAGCGGCGTGGGCTTCCGCGGCCGGCAGGGCATCTTCGAGATGCTCGAGATGTGTAACGAGGTCCGCGAGCTGGCGTTCAACCGCGCGCCCACCAACGAGATTCGCAAGGCCGCGCGGGCCGCCGGCATGCGCCCGCTGCTCGAAGACGGCAAACGCAAGATCCTGCGCGGTATCACAACGGCGCTCGAAGTGGCCAAGATCGCGCAGTCCGAAGGCGTACTGACCGAGGAATAG
- a CDS encoding LOG family protein, which translates to MRTRVVTIFGSSTPEPLSPPYQDAYELGRALAQAGWTVCNGGYGGTMEAAARGAHEVGGHTIGVTCSIFGRRGGANRYIQQEVPTFDLHARLNTLVRLAHAYVVLPGGTGTLLELALVWELYSKGLTRRAAPLILFGTHWTPLIGILRAQQDELLEPFVASSAADVVEFLRHEWATAPDADDAPSPTP; encoded by the coding sequence GTGCGTACCCGCGTGGTCACCATCTTCGGCAGCTCCACACCCGAACCGCTGAGCCCGCCCTACCAGGACGCGTACGAACTGGGCCGGGCCCTGGCCCAAGCGGGCTGGACGGTCTGCAACGGCGGCTACGGCGGAACCATGGAGGCCGCGGCGCGGGGCGCACACGAGGTCGGCGGACACACGATCGGGGTCACCTGCTCGATCTTCGGGCGGCGCGGCGGGGCCAACCGCTACATCCAGCAGGAAGTCCCGACCTTCGACCTGCACGCCCGCCTGAACACACTCGTCCGCCTCGCGCATGCCTACGTCGTCCTCCCCGGCGGCACCGGCACGCTGCTCGAGTTGGCGCTGGTCTGGGAGCTCTACAGCAAGGGCCTCACCAGGCGCGCAGCACCCCTCATCCTGTTCGGCACGCACTGGACACCACTGATCGGCATCCTGCGCGCGCAACAGGACGAGCTGCTGGAGCCCTTCGTCGCAAGTTCAGCGGCGGACGTGGTCGAGTTCCTGCGGCACGAATGGGCCACGGCGCCCGACGCTGACGATGCACCGTCACCAACGCCTTGA
- a CDS encoding amidohydrolase family protein: MIVDCHTQVWNSSAQLGRDTPPLVAMAKADEFHHREAIDPVDRAIVLAFKSRYLGAEIPNRFVAEYVRRNPGKTIGFAGIDPLERDWLDELRIAQDELNLKGVVISPEMQNFHPSDTRVMRLYEECVRRRLPVLFEQNHRHATANMGYAEPILLDEVAREFPELRIVVARLGHPWVAQTITLLGKHPHVYADVAGLLSQPWLSYTALLAAREYGVMDKLLFGSDFPFRAPAACIEALYSLNQFSHGSNLESIPREQLRGIVERDTLALLGIEGPTTPNAKPKQAIFADED; this comes from the coding sequence ATGATCGTTGACTGCCACACCCAGGTCTGGAACTCGAGCGCCCAGCTCGGCCGCGACACACCCCCGCTGGTGGCCATGGCCAAGGCCGACGAATTCCACCATCGCGAGGCCATCGACCCGGTCGATCGGGCCATCGTGCTCGCATTCAAGAGCCGCTACCTCGGCGCAGAAATCCCGAACCGCTTCGTCGCGGAGTACGTCCGGCGGAACCCGGGCAAGACGATTGGTTTCGCCGGCATCGACCCGCTCGAGCGCGACTGGCTCGACGAGCTGCGCATCGCCCAGGACGAGTTGAATCTGAAGGGCGTGGTGATCTCGCCGGAGATGCAGAACTTCCACCCGTCCGACACGCGCGTCATGCGACTTTACGAGGAGTGCGTCCGCCGCCGGCTGCCCGTGCTGTTCGAGCAGAACCATCGGCACGCGACGGCGAACATGGGGTACGCCGAGCCGATCCTGCTGGACGAAGTGGCGCGGGAGTTTCCGGAGCTGCGCATCGTGGTCGCGCGGCTGGGGCATCCGTGGGTGGCGCAGACGATCACGCTGCTGGGGAAACACCCGCACGTCTACGCCGACGTGGCCGGCCTGCTGTCGCAACCCTGGCTGAGCTACACCGCGCTGCTGGCGGCGCGCGAGTACGGCGTCATGGATAAGCTGCTTTTCGGAAGTGACTTCCCCTTCCGGGCCCCGGCGGCCTGTATCGAAGCGCTGTACTCATTGAACCAGTTCAGCCACGGGAGCAACCTTGAATCGATCCCTCGCGAGCAGTTGCGCGGTATCGTGGAGCGGGACACCTTGGCGCTGCTGGGCATTGAAGGGCCCACCACGCCAAACGCCAAACCCAAGCAGGCTATATTCGCCGATGAGGATTAA
- a CDS encoding CBS domain-containing protein translates to MATVQTILDQKGHHVHSVGESQTVLAAAHLMNTHRVGALVVTRAEVVVGIFTERDILCRVVAPQRDPATTTVGTVMTAPVACCTPATTGEECRAVMRRKRIRHLPVVANGRLVGIVSIGDVLMAAEADQMATIQYLHEYLYGEWAAQAATSAGATAPR, encoded by the coding sequence ATGGCGACCGTCCAAACCATCCTGGACCAGAAAGGGCACCACGTTCACAGCGTCGGCGAGAGCCAGACCGTACTCGCGGCCGCGCACCTGATGAACACGCACCGCGTCGGCGCGCTGGTCGTGACCCGTGCGGAAGTGGTCGTGGGCATCTTCACCGAGCGCGACATACTCTGCCGCGTGGTGGCCCCTCAGCGCGACCCGGCCACGACCACCGTCGGCACGGTGATGACCGCCCCGGTCGCGTGCTGCACCCCCGCGACCACCGGCGAGGAATGCCGGGCGGTCATGCGCCGCAAGCGCATCCGACACCTGCCGGTCGTCGCGAACGGCCGGCTGGTGGGCATCGTCTCGATCGGCGACGTGCTGATGGCCGCGGAGGCCGACCAGATGGCGACCATCCAATACCTGCACGAGTACCTGTATGGCGAGTGGGCGGCGCAGGCCGCGACTTCAGCGGGCGCTACCGCGCCGCGCTGA
- the mreD gene encoding rod shape-determining protein MreD, with translation MMSWRLFIVALLVTYVVQTAILKHFAPEWLNLLLVLALVVGLSAPAIDARLAAWIVGFAVDAGTDGPLGLNALALGLAVLGLTYLREMVNRELWWVRWLAAFLVAMPAQLFVRLYEHYADDTALGWLQLIGQALATSLVAALLAALILHLPALLGRRRRYSAARW, from the coding sequence ATGATGTCCTGGCGGCTATTCATCGTGGCGCTGCTCGTGACGTACGTTGTGCAGACTGCCATCCTGAAGCACTTCGCCCCGGAGTGGCTGAACCTCCTGCTGGTGCTGGCGCTGGTCGTGGGCCTCAGCGCACCGGCCATCGACGCGCGCCTGGCTGCGTGGATCGTCGGCTTCGCGGTGGACGCCGGCACGGATGGCCCGCTTGGCCTGAACGCGCTGGCGCTGGGGCTTGCAGTCCTGGGGCTGACCTACCTGCGTGAGATGGTGAACCGCGAACTCTGGTGGGTGCGCTGGCTCGCGGCCTTTCTCGTGGCGATGCCCGCCCAGCTCTTTGTGCGCCTGTACGAACACTACGCCGATGACACCGCGCTCGGCTGGCTCCAGCTCATCGGCCAGGCGCTGGCGACGAGCCTCGTTGCGGCGTTGCTGGCTGCCCTCATCCTGCATCTGCCCGCGCTCCTCGGCCGCCGGCGCCGCTACTCCGCGGCGCGCTGGTAG
- the pilM gene encoding pilus assembly protein PilM translates to MIKLSRKALCLDWDKRSLRIVVARVGPNRTVLEDAHSHRLPNAVDPDEPEAMGGFIRAMLRRHKLHHRTVVVDVPRERAVINRLALPPTPLNEVAAAVRFQAMKELPFPLDSAAVDFVIMNRDEAGQATEVLLAAVTVETLDRVRLTCEAAGLTPARIGLRPYANLISVHKMRGGAPRRVLFLDVGPSATEIDVVFGDALLFARSANVNVPLPPGDPGTYDDSRVAAIAELSDLESSDEAIEAAVNELLVETTRTLQAYRATDTEATVDELVVAGGTGVETQLADRLQQRLGLPVTLYDPTSALGVDPAESPKLRSFSAALGLAWGLGREGALALDFLNPKRPVSSRETLQRRARIGVLAALMVVIAVGGLVGRQFHALTAQRDRLRDSNKQLQKEVAEKKKILNRIDLASDWAVEAVWPDELLNVVQAAGTLGNQPNEKMVVQEIQLDTISRTPGITLRNLYTVDWQVPTKYVEALNALEVEGERLYDASQGAYTPVPDAARFNGKADVRVLLRKLLEFREGAAKRAKERKDRLNTLGRL, encoded by the coding sequence GTGATCAAGCTGAGTCGCAAAGCCCTGTGTCTCGACTGGGACAAGCGCTCCCTGCGCATCGTGGTGGCGCGCGTGGGCCCCAACCGCACGGTCCTGGAAGATGCGCATTCTCATCGCCTGCCGAACGCCGTGGACCCGGACGAACCGGAGGCGATGGGCGGGTTCATCCGCGCGATGCTGCGGCGGCACAAGCTGCACCACAGGACGGTCGTGGTGGACGTGCCGCGCGAGCGGGCGGTCATCAATCGCCTGGCGCTGCCGCCGACGCCGCTGAACGAGGTGGCCGCGGCGGTCCGCTTCCAGGCGATGAAGGAGCTGCCGTTCCCGCTGGACTCGGCCGCGGTGGACTTCGTCATCATGAACCGCGACGAGGCCGGGCAGGCGACGGAGGTGCTGCTCGCGGCGGTGACGGTCGAGACGCTGGACCGCGTGCGGCTGACGTGCGAGGCGGCGGGGCTGACGCCGGCGCGCATCGGCCTGCGCCCGTACGCGAACCTGATCAGCGTGCACAAGATGCGGGGCGGGGCGCCGCGGCGGGTGCTGTTCCTGGATGTCGGGCCGTCGGCGACGGAGATCGACGTCGTGTTCGGCGACGCGCTGCTGTTTGCGCGGTCGGCAAACGTGAACGTTCCGCTGCCGCCGGGCGATCCGGGCACGTACGATGATTCGCGCGTCGCTGCGATCGCCGAGTTGAGCGATCTGGAGAGCTCGGACGAGGCGATTGAAGCGGCGGTAAACGAGCTGCTGGTCGAGACGACGCGCACGCTGCAGGCCTATCGGGCGACGGACACGGAGGCCACGGTTGACGAGCTGGTGGTGGCCGGCGGGACGGGGGTGGAGACGCAACTGGCCGACCGGCTGCAGCAGCGGCTCGGGTTGCCCGTCACCCTGTACGATCCGACCAGCGCGCTGGGCGTGGACCCGGCCGAGTCGCCCAAGCTGCGCTCCTTTTCCGCGGCGCTGGGCCTGGCGTGGGGACTGGGGCGCGAGGGCGCGCTGGCGCTGGACTTTCTGAACCCCAAGCGGCCGGTGTCGTCGCGCGAGACGCTGCAGCGCCGGGCGCGCATCGGCGTGCTGGCGGCGCTCATGGTGGTGATCGCGGTCGGCGGCCTGGTGGGCAGGCAGTTCCACGCGCTGACGGCGCAGCGCGACCGCCTGCGCGACAGCAACAAGCAGTTGCAGAAAGAAGTGGCCGAGAAGAAGAAGATTCTCAATCGGATCGATCTGGCCAGCGACTGGGCGGTGGAAGCGGTCTGGCCCGACGAGCTGCTCAACGTCGTGCAGGCGGCCGGGACGCTCGGCAACCAGCCGAACGAGAAGATGGTGGTGCAGGAGATCCAGCTCGACACGATCTCGCGGACGCCGGGCATCACGCTGCGCAACCTCTACACGGTTGACTGGCAGGTGCCGACGAAATACGTGGAAGCACTCAACGCGCTGGAGGTGGAAGGCGAGCGCCTGTACGACGCCTCGCAGGGCGCCTATACGCCGGTGCCCGACGCGGCACGCTTCAACGGCAAGGCCGATGTCCGCGTGCTGCTCCGCAAGCTGCTCGAGTTCCGGGAGGGGGCGGCCAAGCGGGCCAAGGAGCGCAAGGATCGGCTCAACACGCTGGGACGGTTGTAG
- a CDS encoding general secretion pathway protein GspK: MSGRARGIILPVVLVLVGLLALIMAGFMFFVNAEISGVQAQRDGQQARLIAESGLEEVITILRASRDDPTTWWDVPERFRHALVWAEDYLREDDPVTKMGSRTQLLESGAAPVAWRYSVVADNLDGPPDTLRYGVTPEASKLNLNAATDTELEALLTPLLLDLQVQNAPELIAALLDWRDEDDEPRPGGAENEYYNTLEPAYLTKNGPFETLEELLLVKGWTAAMLYGEDTNRNGYLDPNEDDGDASFPAYDNGDGLLNRGVAAYLTIWSREPGTSQQQQQQQQQQQQQQQQQQQQQQQEEQGEANEEGDADADKEADKRAGRQAGQDRRQPGMQEEDAREEGGEETTGGPQPPGGQQQQTGQQTLIGRVNVNTAPLVVLKALDGMPPEAAEAIVTLRREQSGDALKSLDWLVSSGAMDAGTLATLKDKLTVKALQFHVEIVGYGDHTKLAQRLEWIIELRGSLAQVLYRRDLTALGFAWRVDDDTVMVTGQ; encoded by the coding sequence GTGAGCGGCCGGGCGCGCGGGATCATTCTGCCGGTGGTGCTGGTGCTGGTGGGGCTGCTGGCGCTGATCATGGCCGGGTTCATGTTCTTCGTGAACGCCGAGATCTCCGGCGTGCAGGCGCAGCGCGACGGGCAGCAGGCGCGGCTGATCGCCGAGTCGGGGCTGGAAGAGGTGATCACGATTTTGCGCGCGTCCCGCGACGACCCGACGACGTGGTGGGACGTGCCCGAGCGTTTCCGGCACGCGCTCGTGTGGGCCGAGGATTACCTGCGCGAGGACGACCCGGTTACCAAGATGGGTTCGCGGACCCAGTTGCTCGAGTCCGGCGCGGCGCCGGTGGCGTGGCGCTACAGCGTCGTGGCAGACAACCTGGACGGGCCGCCGGACACGCTGCGCTACGGCGTGACGCCGGAAGCGAGCAAGCTGAACCTGAATGCGGCGACGGACACGGAGCTCGAGGCGCTGCTGACGCCGCTGCTGCTGGACCTGCAGGTGCAGAACGCGCCGGAGCTGATCGCGGCGCTGTTGGACTGGCGGGACGAGGACGACGAGCCGCGGCCGGGCGGGGCGGAGAACGAGTATTACAACACGCTCGAGCCCGCGTATCTGACCAAGAATGGTCCCTTCGAGACGCTGGAGGAGTTGTTGCTGGTCAAGGGCTGGACGGCGGCGATGTTGTACGGCGAAGACACGAACCGCAACGGCTATCTCGACCCGAACGAGGACGACGGCGATGCGTCGTTCCCCGCGTACGACAATGGTGACGGCCTGCTGAATCGTGGCGTCGCGGCGTACCTGACGATCTGGTCGCGCGAGCCGGGCACCAGCCAGCAGCAGCAACAACAGCAGCAACAACAACAACAACAACAACAGCAACAGCAGCAGCAACAGCAACAGGAGGAGCAGGGCGAAGCGAACGAAGAAGGGGACGCCGATGCCGACAAGGAGGCGGACAAGCGGGCGGGGCGGCAGGCCGGCCAGGACCGTCGGCAGCCCGGCATGCAGGAAGAGGATGCGCGGGAGGAAGGTGGCGAGGAAACGACCGGCGGGCCGCAGCCGCCAGGCGGGCAGCAGCAGCAGACCGGGCAGCAAACGCTCATCGGACGCGTCAACGTTAACACGGCGCCGCTGGTCGTGCTCAAGGCGCTGGACGGCATGCCGCCCGAGGCGGCGGAGGCGATCGTCACGTTGCGGCGCGAGCAGAGCGGTGACGCGCTGAAATCGCTGGACTGGCTGGTCAGCTCGGGGGCGATGGACGCGGGCACGTTGGCCACGCTGAAGGACAAGCTGACGGTCAAGGCGCTGCAGTTCCACGTGGAGATCGTCGGGTACGGCGACCACACGAAGCTGGCCCAGCGGCTGGAGTGGATCATCGAGCTGCGCGGCTCGCTGGCGCAGGTGCTCTACCGGCGCGATCTGACCGCGCTGGGCTTTGCGTGGCGCGTGGATGACGATACGGTGATGGTGACCGGCCAATAG